AATTTTGCCGTAATTAAAACTCCTTTTTTGAGAGGATGATTTCACAACTGACGAATCAAAACGTTTGCTCTTTCTAAAATTCGATCGAGGTCGGATTGGAAAAAAGAGGAAAACTCGTAAGAGCTCCTACAACTTCAACTTTTTCCAGCGATCAACACCGTTTTGAAAGCGGTCGTTACTTTCTCCGAAGCCGATACGAATCCAACCCTCCGTTTCAAAATCCTTACCGGGAAGAACGAAGACGTCGCATTGTTCCATCAAAGCATCCGCATAGGAAGTAGATAATATTCCATTCTTTAGAGGTAAAAAGGATACCACTCCTCCTCCAGGAGGTTGAAAACCAGCAAGTCCCGGAATCTTTTGCCAATTACTTTCAAAATACTGAATATTCTGTATGATGGATTTTTTGATCGGTTCTACAAGTCGAATTCTATTTTTTAGAATTTGGAGCGTTAAATATTCGGAGATTGGAGAAACGGTATGTGTAAGATAATCTTTAAAAGAGCGAGCCTTTTCGATCAGTTCTCTCGGTCCGATCATCCAACCGATACGAAGTCCCATCACTCCGAAACACTTTGTGATGGATCCAGTGGAAACCGTTCGTTTGTTCAAACCCGCACCGCTCCAGCTCAAGGAGTTTTTGAAATCTAAGAATCGATAGTGTTCGTCAAAAAGAATCCAACCGGGAAAGTTCAATGCGGCCTCTTGGATCGTTTTGATCCCGTTTGGATCCAAAGAAAGACCGCTCGGATTTTGAGGATGATTGAAGACGATAAGATCCGCATTCTTCGAAAACAATTCTAAGATAGAATCGGAGGATAAAAAAGAATTTGGATTCTTTCGTAAGGAATCTAAGAGAGAAACCGGCCTGAGATCGGCTCCGATCATTCTTGGGATTTCATACAACGCTTGGAACGCCGGTTCAAAATACGAAACCGAAGAATCTTTTTTACAAAGAAGATGAAAGAGAATGTAGAGCGCTTCTCCGGTTCCGGTCGTGATCAAAACTTGATCGGCTTGAATTCCGGGATAAAGTTTCGCGACTTCTTCTCGAAGTTCGAGATCGCCTCGGTTCGGTGCGTCTTCCAAAGAGATCGATTCGAGTTCTTCCAAACCGATTCCCAAACGCCGAAGCAATTCTCCAAAACTGAGATTGCGAATCCCGCTTTCGCCTAAATTACATCCCGCGCTCTTTCGAAATTTTTCGAGCCTCTCTTCGATCCAGAATTCTCTCGGTTCCATCAAGAGACAAGGGTAAGAATGGCCCCTCCCAAGAGAAATAGAATTGCAAAGAATCCAAAAGAAATCTGAATCCAAAAATGAACCTTCAGACTACGAAGACCGATTCTTAGATAATCCAAATCCTCTCCCTTGGTCTCTGTTATCCTTTTGAAGGAAATCCCAGCGCTGTAACTCCAGATTCCGATCAGAAGAAATAAAATTCCGGGGATCAGATACAACATGAGTTTGCCCGTATCGTTTGAAACAAAGGCGGAAAAGAAAGAGACTCCGGAAAGACTAAAAAAAGAGAGAGATGCGAGCTTGAGCGCCTTGCTCAAACTTAAGAATTCTCTGTTTTCATCTTGGTTGAATTCGTACGATTCCATACTTTTAGAATCGGCTAAAATTAGGGTTGAACCTCAGGGAAACCCGATTTTTATGAATTTAATCCTCTGAAAAAAAATCACTCGGAATCTTTTGAAAACTATGAATCATCCTGAATCCTTGATCCTTTCCTGGACTAAAGTTCCTTTCTCCGCCATCGCTCGAAAAGAAGCTTCGTTCGCTCTTGAAAAATTCAAAAAGGGAGAATCCGGACTCGAAGTGGAGGCCTTCTCCGTTCCTCTTGAATTCGGCACCGGTGGAATGCGCGGTCGCCTCGGAAACGGAATCGGAAGGATGAACGAATACACGGTCGGACGCGCGGCGCTCGGCTTCGTTTCTTATCTCGCAAAAAAAAATAAAAAGGCTTCTATCGTCATCGCCTACGACTCCAGAAGAAGATCTCAGGAATTTGCCGAAGTCACCGCGGGAATCGCGGCTTCTTTGGGCGTGAAGGTAGTTCTCTTTAAAGAAGTGACTCCGACTCCTCTTCTCTCCTATGCGATTCGTTATTACAAAGCGAGCGGAGGAGTTGTCATCACCGCATCTCACAATCCTCCGGATTACAACGGATTCAAGGCTTATCTCGCCGACGGCGGACAACTCGTTCCTCCCGACGACAAGAAGATCATTTCCGCGATCGAATCCATCAGCGATTGGAATGCCATCTCGATTCTTTCTCCCAAAGACGCGACCTACAAAAAGTTTGTAACACCCGCGGGCAAGGATTGTTTTGCTTCTTACAAAAAGGAACTCGCAAAGGCGGGAATTCTTTCCTCCATTTTAAAACCAAAAGATCGTTCTTCTTTGAAGGTCGTCTATTCTCCGTTACACGGAACCGGCGGAAAATCGATGAAGGAACTTCTCAACGGTTTTGGTTATAAAAACGTATTCCTTGTCCCCGAACAAAAAGATCCGGACGGAGAATTTCCTACCGTAAAGTTTCCCAACCCCGAAGAACCGGAGGCGATGGAACTCTCTCGGAAATTTGCGATTTCCAAAGACGCTCACGCTTTTATCGCAACCGATCCGGACGCGGATCGTCTTGGAATCGGAGTTCAAAACGGAAAGGGAAATTATACCCTCCTCAACGGAAATCAGATCGGCTCGATCATGGCGGCTTATCTTTGTGAACGTTATGCGGCATCTAAGAAGAAGAAAAAGAAGGCGGTTCTTGTAAAAACCATCGTGACCACAGACCTACAAGAAATCATCGCGAAAAAAAACAAGGTGAAATACAAAAACGTTCTCACCGGTTTTAAATTCATCGCGCAGGTCATGGCGAAACTCGATAAAAGCAAAACCGACTTCTTTCTTTTCGGCGGTGAAGAATCCTTCGGTTATCTACCGGTTTCCTTTGTGAGAGACAAGGATTCTCTTTCTTCGGCGCTTCTTCTTCTCGAAATTCTCACCGAAAAAAAAGATCTTCTTTCTTATATGGACGAGATCTACCTTCGTTACGGACTCTTCCAGGAAAGCCTCAAATCCTTGACTTTAGAGGGAAGCGCCGGAAAGGAAAAGATCCAGAAATCCTTAGAATCTCTGAGAACGAGCGATCTTTTGGGAAAACAAATTCACCAAAGAAAAATCGTTGGTATTCTGGATTACAAAACACAAACTGCAAAAGGAAGCGCATCCAAAACCGCGTTTTCCGGTTGTCCCTCTTCGGACGTGATCCAAGTGATTCTCGAAGGCAACGCGAAACTCACCATTCGACCTTCCGGCACGGAACCTAAGATTAAGATTTATTCTTCCTTTCAGAGTCTCGTGGCTCCAAAATCCAAGGAAGAGATTCAAACGTTAACGGCAGGCCTTCTTTCCGAAATCAAGGCCTCCGAAGAAATATTTTTAAAATTGGCAGGGCTTACATGAACGATACAGAAATCCAAAAGGAACTTTTTCAACACACCAAGGAATTGGCCGAACTCTATCTAATCAATACCTATGCGAGATACGACGTCGCGTTCCGTTACGGGGTCAACGAACTCCTTTTCGACTACGACAACAAACAATACATCGATTTTCATTCCGGGGTGGCCGTTACCAATTTAGGACACGCGGATCCGGATATCATCGAGGTGGTTCGAAACCAAGCCGATAAACTCTTTCATACATCCAAT
This is a stretch of genomic DNA from Leptospira stimsonii. It encodes these proteins:
- a CDS encoding pyridoxal phosphate-dependent aminotransferase; amino-acid sequence: MEPREFWIEERLEKFRKSAGCNLGESGIRNLSFGELLRRLGIGLEELESISLEDAPNRGDLELREEVAKLYPGIQADQVLITTGTGEALYILFHLLCKKDSSVSYFEPAFQALYEIPRMIGADLRPVSLLDSLRKNPNSFLSSDSILELFSKNADLIVFNHPQNPSGLSLDPNGIKTIQEAALNFPGWILFDEHYRFLDFKNSLSWSGAGLNKRTVSTGSITKCFGVMGLRIGWMIGPRELIEKARSFKDYLTHTVSPISEYLTLQILKNRIRLVEPIKKSIIQNIQYFESNWQKIPGLAGFQPPGGGVVSFLPLKNGILSTSYADALMEQCDVFVLPGKDFETEGWIRIGFGESNDRFQNGVDRWKKLKL
- a CDS encoding phospho-sugar mutase encodes the protein MNHPESLILSWTKVPFSAIARKEASFALEKFKKGESGLEVEAFSVPLEFGTGGMRGRLGNGIGRMNEYTVGRAALGFVSYLAKKNKKASIVIAYDSRRRSQEFAEVTAGIAASLGVKVVLFKEVTPTPLLSYAIRYYKASGGVVITASHNPPDYNGFKAYLADGGQLVPPDDKKIISAIESISDWNAISILSPKDATYKKFVTPAGKDCFASYKKELAKAGILSSILKPKDRSSLKVVYSPLHGTGGKSMKELLNGFGYKNVFLVPEQKDPDGEFPTVKFPNPEEPEAMELSRKFAISKDAHAFIATDPDADRLGIGVQNGKGNYTLLNGNQIGSIMAAYLCERYAASKKKKKKAVLVKTIVTTDLQEIIAKKNKVKYKNVLTGFKFIAQVMAKLDKSKTDFFLFGGEESFGYLPVSFVRDKDSLSSALLLLEILTEKKDLLSYMDEIYLRYGLFQESLKSLTLEGSAGKEKIQKSLESLRTSDLLGKQIHQRKIVGILDYKTQTAKGSASKTAFSGCPSSDVIQVILEGNAKLTIRPSGTEPKIKIYSSFQSLVAPKSKEEIQTLTAGLLSEIKASEEIFLKLAGLT